The following coding sequences are from one Paenibacillus stellifer window:
- a CDS encoding UvrD-helicase domain-containing protein: MNEASDQQARKRILEELSTTFLVEAGAGSGKTTSLVGRLLALIETGMAKIEQIAAITFTNKAADEMKERFRIALERKAADAEGETRGRLEEALANLDQIFIGTIHAFCSSMLRERPIEAGLDPSFEEMDDEMNRAFHDQCWDEYLIRLQEGDPEALASFGEVDIDVSILKNVYDRVSFFTDLQIPCEPVQRPEFNLIRLSLLPMMEEASRFMPTVEPEKGWDNLQAKLRAANRMLRLSDEQDDMLMLTLAKMFDFKLDVKQYKWTDKKQAKAISERFHDWQITVLFPFLQSWREYLYPKVIQFVLPALEYCRERRLQEGKLNFQDLLMNACRLLRDYPEVREFFAGRYQRVMVDEFQDTDPVQAEMMFLLTGAGDDRNERNWRKLTPKPGSLFLVGDPKQSIYRFRRADISIYNEVKSRIHACGDVLHLTSNFRSGDAIGDFVNGQFVGKLPVQESEVQAAYVRMETNIPNPKVSKKANHGIYALTYPKIPGGKDAVAAVDAERIATTIAWACRDGNMHIQERDGTAWVYREARPSDFLILTRTRHYLHLYAEELEKRGVAAETVGSSALYPELHTLGQLALYLADPSDQVAMLSVLRGPLFGISDKELIAYRAQGNAWSIYRLPEDTEELGNPVTAALRKLREYAGWVKEMPAWAALHRIIEDTGLLPYSTVQEAGANRSGTLLKMLELLQRGTLLASDWHELAKAILAIRESKGMEIASLYTGKGQAVRIMNVHKAKGLEAPVVFLACPCGDKDHDADQFVDRLETEAAGYFLIQQSKGFQKETIAQPVGWESMSVRERAFMQAERDRLLYVAATRAKQMLVVSLYPEQPAKCPWSSLMDGMELIREWGVPETNAGTSESDKELERDIASIDLGAYLAQREQVFHQLRQPTYAEATVTGLTKSMGEIPEWSANGRGQSFGSVIHKGLEEVGKGLAMSELPAYVQYLCQVEGVAEKDAGDALPILQEVLDSELWQRSQRAKQRLFEIPIMMHQRNGGPTPFHATEQAISETVAAALTHQSNNGLNLLVKGVIDFAFEEEDGWVIVDFKTDQLDEGKLQQFVHFYAPQVQAYALAWSETFGYRVKEAGLYFVSLQKHVTLGQSVV, translated from the coding sequence TTGAATGAAGCATCCGATCAACAAGCCAGAAAGAGGATATTAGAGGAACTGAGCACGACCTTTCTGGTAGAAGCCGGTGCAGGATCAGGCAAGACAACAAGCTTGGTCGGCCGATTGCTGGCGCTCATCGAGACCGGAATGGCTAAGATCGAGCAGATTGCGGCGATCACCTTTACGAATAAAGCGGCGGATGAGATGAAGGAGCGTTTCCGTATTGCTTTGGAGCGGAAAGCGGCTGATGCTGAAGGCGAAACTAGAGGACGATTGGAAGAAGCCTTGGCCAATTTGGACCAAATCTTCATCGGAACGATCCATGCGTTCTGTTCCTCCATGCTTCGGGAGCGTCCGATTGAGGCCGGATTGGACCCTTCTTTCGAAGAAATGGATGATGAAATGAATCGTGCGTTCCACGATCAATGCTGGGACGAATATCTGATTCGGCTGCAGGAGGGAGATCCTGAAGCCCTAGCATCCTTTGGCGAGGTGGACATTGATGTAAGCATTCTTAAGAATGTCTATGATCGGGTATCCTTTTTTACGGACCTCCAAATCCCCTGCGAACCGGTCCAACGTCCTGAATTCAACCTGATCCGTCTCTCGCTGCTTCCCATGATGGAAGAAGCAAGCCGATTTATGCCGACAGTTGAACCGGAGAAGGGTTGGGATAATCTTCAGGCCAAACTGCGTGCTGCTAATCGTATGCTGCGGTTGTCGGATGAGCAGGACGATATGCTGATGCTTACGCTGGCGAAGATGTTTGACTTCAAACTGGATGTGAAGCAATACAAATGGACGGATAAGAAGCAAGCCAAAGCCATCTCCGAACGATTTCATGATTGGCAGATCACGGTCCTGTTCCCCTTTCTTCAATCGTGGCGGGAATATCTGTATCCGAAGGTCATTCAATTTGTCTTGCCTGCATTGGAGTATTGCAGAGAACGGCGATTGCAGGAAGGGAAGCTGAACTTTCAGGATCTTCTGATGAATGCATGCCGTCTGCTGCGTGATTACCCGGAGGTTCGAGAGTTTTTCGCCGGGCGCTACCAACGGGTAATGGTCGACGAATTTCAGGACACCGACCCGGTCCAAGCGGAAATGATGTTTCTCTTAACGGGGGCCGGTGATGATCGGAATGAACGGAATTGGCGGAAGCTTACTCCAAAGCCGGGTTCCTTGTTCCTCGTAGGAGACCCGAAACAGTCCATCTATCGTTTCCGCCGCGCGGATATTTCCATTTATAACGAGGTGAAATCGAGGATTCACGCATGTGGAGATGTTCTTCACTTAACCAGCAATTTCCGATCCGGCGATGCGATCGGCGATTTTGTGAATGGGCAATTCGTCGGCAAGCTTCCCGTTCAGGAAAGCGAGGTTCAAGCGGCGTATGTCCGGATGGAAACGAATATACCCAATCCCAAAGTAAGCAAGAAAGCGAACCACGGGATCTATGCGCTTACGTATCCGAAAATTCCGGGAGGCAAGGATGCAGTAGCGGCGGTTGACGCAGAGCGTATAGCCACAACTATTGCGTGGGCTTGCCGAGATGGGAATATGCATATTCAGGAGCGGGATGGCACAGCTTGGGTGTATAGAGAGGCGCGGCCCAGTGATTTTCTGATTTTGACAAGAACAAGGCATTATTTGCACCTATACGCGGAAGAGCTGGAGAAGAGGGGAGTAGCCGCGGAAACGGTCGGAAGCTCCGCCTTATATCCGGAGCTTCATACACTTGGACAATTAGCTCTCTATCTGGCCGATCCGTCTGACCAAGTGGCGATGCTGAGTGTCTTGCGCGGGCCTCTATTCGGTATTAGCGACAAGGAACTGATAGCGTATCGCGCTCAAGGGAATGCTTGGTCGATCTATCGGCTGCCGGAGGATACAGAAGAACTGGGCAATCCAGTTACCGCTGCATTACGGAAATTGCGGGAATATGCCGGCTGGGTCAAGGAAATGCCTGCATGGGCAGCCCTACACCGCATTATAGAGGACACCGGTCTTTTACCTTATTCCACGGTGCAAGAAGCTGGTGCCAATCGTTCTGGAACTCTTCTCAAGATGCTGGAGCTCTTGCAGCGTGGCACCTTGCTTGCATCGGATTGGCATGAACTGGCGAAGGCGATATTGGCCATTCGGGAGAGCAAAGGGATGGAAATTGCCAGTCTCTATACGGGCAAAGGTCAAGCGGTACGGATCATGAACGTCCATAAGGCAAAAGGCCTGGAAGCGCCTGTCGTGTTTCTCGCTTGTCCTTGCGGAGACAAGGATCATGACGCTGACCAGTTTGTTGATCGTTTGGAGACAGAGGCCGCGGGCTATTTCCTGATCCAGCAATCGAAAGGATTTCAGAAGGAAACGATTGCCCAGCCGGTAGGTTGGGAATCGATGAGCGTGCGGGAGCGAGCCTTCATGCAGGCGGAGCGGGATCGTCTTCTCTATGTCGCAGCGACACGAGCAAAACAAATGTTGGTTGTCAGCCTTTACCCCGAACAACCGGCCAAGTGCCCATGGAGCTCGCTTATGGACGGGATGGAGCTTATCCGGGAGTGGGGGGTTCCGGAAACGAATGCCGGGACCAGTGAGAGTGATAAGGAATTGGAACGAGATATCGCATCTATTGATTTGGGGGCATACTTGGCTCAGAGGGAGCAGGTGTTCCATCAGCTGCGCCAGCCTACTTACGCGGAAGCAACCGTTACGGGGCTGACGAAGAGCATGGGAGAAATACCAGAATGGTCAGCCAATGGGAGGGGCCAATCATTCGGCAGCGTAATCCATAAGGGGCTTGAGGAGGTTGGAAAAGGCCTTGCGATGAGTGAATTGCCCGCGTACGTTCAATATCTCTGCCAGGTCGAAGGGGTAGCAGAGAAGGATGCGGGAGATGCTCTGCCAATACTCCAAGAAGTTCTAGACAGTGAACTCTGGCAGCGGAGTCAGCGAGCGAAGCAGCGGTTGTTTGAGATCCCGATCATGATGCATCAGAGAAATGGGGGACCAACGCCATTTCACGCAACCGAACAGGCAATATCCGAAACAGTCGCCGCGGCATTAACGCATCAATCCAATAACGGCTTAAATCTCTTGGTGAAAGGTGTAATAGATTTTGCCTTTGAAGAAGAGGATGGCTGGGTGATCGTCGACTTCAAGACGGATCAGCTTGACGAAGGCAAATTGCAGCAGTTTGTCCACTTCTATGCGCCTCAAGTTCAGGCGTATGCTTTGGCTTGGTCTGAGACGTTCGGATATCGGGTGAAGGAAGCAGGATTATATTTTGTTAGTCTGCAGAAACATGTCACATTAGGGCAGTCTGTTGTATAA
- a CDS encoding type I restriction-modification system subunit M produces the protein MITGELRQKVDRIWETFWTGGITNPLSVIEQFTYLLFIKGLDETETRKENESMLLSVPFTGLFQSDKQYLRWNHFKNLDPQRMYDVVSNEVFPFIKSLHGDKDSAYAKYMGDAIFMIPTPNMLVRIVEGIDTIDMKDRDTKGDLYEYLLSKVATAGTNGQFRTPRHIIEMMVALMKPTPEDIICDPAAGSAGFLVAAGEYLRDHHADLFLIQGLKEHFNNHMFYGFDMDRTMLRIGAMNMLLHGVDNPNIEYRDSLNENNTDKDKYTLILANPPFKGSLDTDAVAADLLRVTRTKKTELLFLSLFLRMLKVGGRCASIVPDGVLFGNSTAHKDIRKEIVENHKLEAIISMPSGVFKPYAGVSTAIMIFTKTGAGGTDHVWFYDMKADGYSLDDKRNSIEANDIPDIIERFGNKDVEMERKRTDKSFLVPVDEIRNNAYDLSINRYKETEHVEVQYEDPKVILTSIKLIEDEIVEGLEELEALLG, from the coding sequence ATGATTACAGGTGAATTAAGGCAAAAAGTAGATCGGATTTGGGAGACATTCTGGACCGGCGGCATTACCAATCCATTAAGCGTAATCGAACAGTTTACATATTTGTTATTCATTAAAGGTCTGGATGAAACCGAGACACGTAAGGAAAATGAGTCCATGCTGCTGTCGGTACCGTTTACCGGACTATTTCAAAGTGATAAACAGTATTTGCGTTGGAATCACTTTAAGAATCTTGATCCGCAGCGTATGTATGATGTTGTTTCCAATGAAGTATTTCCGTTCATTAAGTCACTTCATGGAGACAAGGATTCAGCCTATGCTAAATACATGGGCGATGCCATCTTTATGATTCCGACTCCCAATATGCTTGTACGCATTGTCGAGGGCATTGATACGATTGATATGAAGGACAGGGATACCAAAGGGGATTTATATGAGTATCTATTATCCAAGGTAGCTACAGCTGGAACGAACGGCCAATTCCGTACGCCAAGACACATTATCGAAATGATGGTCGCTTTAATGAAACCGACACCGGAAGATATCATTTGTGACCCGGCTGCAGGATCGGCGGGTTTTCTGGTTGCTGCAGGAGAATATTTGCGTGACCATCATGCCGATCTATTTCTGATTCAGGGTTTGAAGGAGCATTTCAACAATCATATGTTCTATGGTTTCGATATGGACCGTACGATGTTGCGCATCGGGGCCATGAATATGCTGCTTCATGGGGTGGATAATCCGAATATCGAATATCGCGATTCCCTGAATGAAAATAATACCGACAAAGACAAATATACACTAATTTTAGCCAATCCGCCCTTTAAAGGTTCGCTTGATACGGATGCGGTAGCAGCGGATCTCTTGCGTGTGACCCGCACAAAAAAGACGGAGTTGCTGTTCCTTTCTCTATTCCTGCGTATGCTCAAGGTTGGGGGACGCTGCGCTTCCATTGTGCCGGACGGTGTTTTATTCGGGAACAGTACGGCTCATAAAGATATTCGTAAGGAAATTGTTGAGAATCACAAACTCGAAGCAATAATTTCAATGCCAAGCGGGGTTTTCAAGCCGTATGCTGGGGTTTCGACAGCGATTATGATCTTCACCAAGACAGGTGCTGGCGGGACGGATCACGTATGGTTCTATGATATGAAAGCGGACGGTTATTCGCTTGACGACAAGCGAAATTCCATTGAGGCCAATGATATACCCGACATTATTGAGCGATTTGGCAATAAAGATGTAGAGATGGAACGCAAACGCACGGATAAATCTTTCCTAGTTCCGGTAGATGAGATCCGTAATAATGCGTATGATCTGAGTATTAATCGCTACAAGGAAACTGAGCATGTGGAAGTTCAATACGAGGACCCGAAGGTGATACTTACTTCAATCAAGTTGATAGAGGATGAAATTGTTGAGGGGCTTGAGGAACTGGAGGCGTTGTTGGGATGA
- a CDS encoding restriction endonuclease subunit S: MKITTSTKRVKLGDITNNLDSKRIPLNERERNKMKREGGYPYIGANGVLSYVDKYIFDETILCIAEDGGSWGYNQQCAFIVDERCWVNNHAHVLTAKKDISLKFLMYYLGPVCKL; encoded by the coding sequence ATGAAAATAACAACCAGTACAAAAAGGGTGAAACTTGGGGATATAACAAATAATCTAGATAGTAAGAGAATTCCTTTAAATGAAAGAGAACGAAATAAAATGAAACGTGAGGGGGGATATCCATATATAGGTGCAAACGGAGTGTTAAGCTATGTTGATAAATACATCTTTGATGAAACTATACTCTGTATTGCTGAAGATGGAGGTAGCTGGGGTTATAACCAACAATGTGCTTTTATAGTTGATGAGCGTTGCTGGGTGAATAATCATGCCCATGTTTTAACCGCAAAGAAGGACATTAGTTTAAAGTTTCTAATGTATTATCTAGGGCCTGTATGCAAACTATGA
- a CDS encoding IS5 family transposase (programmed frameshift) has product MNRYEIRDDQWEAIKDLLPPERKPQGGRPPKDHRQMLNAMLWVARSGAPWRDLPEYFGSWSTVYSRFRRWQMAGIWDRILEHVSAEPDEESVMIDTTIVRVHQHGSGAKGGGLKQAIGRSRGGLTTKIHAVVDALGNPLRFVLTGGHCHDSVTGYEILKQMDLTKRQVLADRAYDTNRIRRLLDEQTATCVIPSKKNRRKPLEWDREIYKERHLIECFFNKLKHYRRLATRYDKLACTFMAFLSLASIMIWLA; this is encoded by the exons ATGAATCGATATGAAATCCGTGACGACCAATGGGAAGCCATTAAGGACCTGCTACCGCCGGAGAGAAAACCACAAGGAGGGAGACCCCCGAAAGACCATCGTCAAATGCTAAATGCCATGCTGTGGGTAGCACGGTCAGGTGCCCCCTGGCGGGATTTACCTGAATATTTCGGCTCTTGGTCTACCGTCTATAGTCGATTCCGCCGCTGGCAAATGGCCGGTATTTGGGACCGTATTCTGGAGCATGTTTCCGCAGAGCCCGACGAGGAAAGCGTCATGATCGATACCACGATTGTCCGTGTCCATCAGCATGGATCGGGCGCAAAAG GGGGGGGCCTTAAGCAAGCCATTGGGCGGTCCCGGGGCGGATTAACAACCAAAATCCACGCAGTCGTTGACGCGCTGGGCAACCCACTGCGCTTTGTGCTGACCGGAGGCCATTGTCATGACTCCGTAACCGGTTATGAGATATTGAAACAAATGGACTTAACGAAAAGGCAAGTGTTGGCTGACCGAGCGTACGATACCAACCGAATCCGCCGTCTATTGGATGAACAGACTGCGACCTGTGTGATTCCAAGTAAGAAAAATCGTCGGAAGCCCCTGGAATGGGACCGTGAGATTTACAAGGAGCGTCATCTGATCGAGTGCTTTTTCAATAAACTAAAACACTATCGTCGACTAGCTACTCGCTATGATAAGCTGGCGTGTACCTTTATGGCTTTTTTGTCCCTGGCCTCCATTATGATATGGCTTGCTTAG
- a CDS encoding restriction endonuclease subunit S, with product MDLSNFITGTTRGKLTKSALNRIEILLPSFKEQEYIANILDKAQYLVDKRKQAIAKLNELVQAVFMDMFGNPVTNPMGWEVQKLKSLSTKILSGNTPKGGSQVYVDKGIIFFRSQNIWKNRIELDDVAYIDEQTHWKMSQTSVKNRDILITKTGRINTENSSLGRAALFLGEDDSANINGHVYLVRLKKGFIHEFVLYILITDEYRDYIREVCVGGIDKRQINKEHLEEFPIIMPPIDLQQRFADYVRQIDKLKSKMQQELKDLESNFQALLQKAFKGELKVKDGVAV from the coding sequence ATTGATTTATCGAACTTTATAACAGGGACTACAAGAGGAAAATTAACAAAATCAGCACTAAATAGAATTGAGATCTTATTACCAAGTTTTAAGGAACAAGAGTATATCGCTAATATATTAGATAAGGCTCAATACTTGGTTGATAAACGCAAACAAGCTATAGCTAAACTTAATGAATTGGTTCAAGCTGTGTTTATGGATATGTTTGGGAATCCGGTGACGAACCCTATGGGATGGGAAGTACAAAAATTAAAGAGTTTATCGACAAAGATCTTAAGTGGCAATACTCCGAAAGGTGGAAGTCAAGTATATGTCGATAAGGGTATTATTTTTTTTAGAAGCCAGAATATCTGGAAAAATAGAATTGAGCTAGATGATGTTGCTTATATCGATGAACAGACACATTGGAAGATGAGTCAGACCAGTGTAAAAAACAGGGACATATTAATAACAAAAACTGGTCGTATTAATACAGAGAATAGCAGTCTGGGGCGAGCGGCCCTATTTTTAGGTGAGGATGATAGCGCAAATATAAATGGACATGTATATTTAGTAAGGCTGAAAAAAGGATTTATACATGAATTTGTTCTTTATATCCTGATTACGGATGAGTATAGGGATTATATAAGGGAAGTGTGTGTTGGAGGAATAGACAAAAGGCAAATTAACAAGGAGCATTTGGAGGAGTTTCCCATTATAATGCCTCCGATTGATCTCCAGCAACGCTTCGCCGACTACGTGCGCCAAATCGATAAGCTGAAGTCCAAGATGCAGCAAGAATTGAAGGACCTAGAATCCAACTTCCAAGCACTGCTTCAAAAAGCTTTTAAGGGCGAATTGAAAGTGAAGGACGGTGTAGCGGTCTAG
- a CDS encoding DEAD/DEAH box helicase family protein: MSDVQLSNFMFLSANKTYASFVGACVEAEKALVVSPATSAILCRRALELAVKWLFTYDSDLKVPYQDNLSSLIHDVTFLRVIDQSMLPQLKYITKLGNAAVHSNATISRGEAILSLRNLHNFICWIDYCYSVEYTARSFDEQLLLEENKHQEKVRPQELQDLYDRLGSKDRKLEDLIKENEELRKLLTERKAQNTQEYDFAPDQISEYETRKRYIDLELKLAGWIFRQNVLEEFEVQGMPNGQGIGYADYVLFGENGKPLAVVEAKRTSSDPNIGKQQAKLYADGLEQRYGQRPVIYYTNGFITNFWDDLHYASRQVSGFASQDELQLLVTRRSIRRPLQDVQINNSIVNRPYQHEAVLSVCDALNKGQRTSLLVMATGSGKTRTASAIVDVLSRYNWVKNVLFLTDRTTLVRQAKNSFSQYLPDMTLCNLLDSKDNPETARIVFSTYPTMMNAIDEAKRKDGKKLFTVGHFDLIIIDESHRSVYKKYKAIFDYFDAILLGLTATPKDEVDKNTYDVFRLENGVPTFAYELEQAVKEGHLVDYRTVETTTKIMDDGIRYDDLSDEEKEQYEEVLLEDEEEEPRDIDSAAINEWLFNQDTIDRVLQLVMERGLKVEGGDKLGKTIIFAKNHRHAVAIVERFDSLYPTLKGHFARVIDIKTNYYQSLIDDFSIWSKLPQIAVSVDMLDTGVDIPEVVNLVFFKKVRSKSKFWQMVGCGTRLCKDLHGIGEDKKEFLIFDFCRNFEFFRANPKGKDTNIAETLSEKLFNVRTQIVRELQQLRYQEPEYIAHRTDLVNRLKDSVSALNEEHFRIRQHIQYVHKYKNDAAWLSLTDTDMGDLKEYIAPLVVSLDNDELAKRFDYMMLIIELAKLQGTQSVKPIRKVMETAERLAKLGTIPQIVAQREVIEKVLAVEFWEEADIFELEKVREALRDLIKFLERETQQIYYTNFKDEWLAVEESRGFYNTNDLQNYRKKVSQYLQTNKDQLAIYKLRNNKPITKQDLETLEHILWGELGTKEDYEREYKDLPVTKLVRTVVGLDQEAANEAFVVFLQENRLNVNQLRFVKLIIDYVVKNGIIEKSVLQEEPFRSVGSITELFSNNLDDARAIIGVIDTINKNAEVVGA; encoded by the coding sequence ATGAGCGATGTACAGTTATCAAATTTTATGTTTCTCAGTGCAAATAAAACATATGCCAGCTTTGTAGGTGCATGTGTAGAGGCGGAGAAAGCACTGGTTGTCAGTCCGGCGACCAGTGCTATCCTGTGCCGACGGGCTTTGGAACTTGCTGTAAAATGGCTGTTTACCTATGATAGCGACTTGAAGGTTCCCTATCAAGATAATCTGTCTAGCTTGATTCACGATGTAACTTTTCTCCGCGTAATCGATCAATCCATGTTACCTCAGCTGAAATATATCACGAAGCTAGGCAATGCCGCTGTACATTCGAATGCGACGATCAGTCGCGGCGAAGCAATTCTGTCACTTCGTAACCTGCATAACTTCATCTGCTGGATCGATTATTGCTATTCGGTCGAGTATACCGCGAGAAGTTTTGATGAGCAACTCTTATTGGAAGAGAACAAGCACCAAGAGAAAGTAAGACCTCAGGAACTCCAGGATTTATACGACCGTTTAGGTTCAAAGGACCGTAAGCTGGAAGATCTGATTAAAGAAAACGAAGAGCTTCGGAAGCTTCTGACAGAACGCAAAGCACAGAATACTCAGGAGTATGACTTTGCGCCGGATCAAATCAGTGAATATGAGACCCGCAAACGGTATATTGATCTCGAACTAAAGCTTGCAGGATGGATATTCCGGCAAAATGTATTGGAAGAGTTTGAAGTCCAAGGTATGCCAAACGGACAAGGGATCGGTTATGCCGACTATGTGTTATTCGGTGAGAACGGGAAGCCCCTTGCCGTTGTGGAAGCGAAACGGACAAGTTCTGATCCCAATATAGGCAAGCAGCAAGCGAAGCTTTATGCGGATGGTTTGGAGCAACGGTACGGACAGCGTCCGGTCATTTATTATACGAACGGTTTTATAACGAACTTCTGGGATGATCTACACTATGCCAGTCGGCAAGTATCCGGTTTCGCCAGTCAGGATGAGCTGCAGCTGCTCGTAACCAGGCGCTCGATCCGCAGGCCGCTGCAGGATGTACAAATCAACAACTCCATTGTAAATCGTCCTTATCAGCATGAAGCAGTCCTCTCGGTTTGTGATGCATTAAACAAAGGACAGAGGACCTCTTTACTTGTCATGGCGACAGGCAGTGGCAAAACCCGCACCGCGAGTGCCATAGTTGATGTGCTTAGCCGATATAACTGGGTGAAGAATGTGTTGTTTCTTACTGATCGTACAACGCTGGTTCGTCAAGCCAAAAACAGCTTCAGTCAATATTTGCCCGATATGACACTGTGCAACTTGCTGGATAGCAAAGACAATCCGGAAACGGCGAGAATTGTTTTCTCTACTTACCCGACGATGATGAACGCAATCGACGAGGCCAAGCGAAAGGACGGCAAAAAGCTGTTTACGGTTGGTCATTTTGACTTGATTATCATTGATGAATCGCATCGAAGCGTCTATAAGAAATATAAGGCCATATTCGATTACTTTGATGCCATCCTTTTAGGTTTGACAGCAACTCCTAAAGACGAAGTGGACAAAAATACATACGACGTGTTCCGTCTGGAAAATGGCGTTCCGACTTTTGCCTATGAACTGGAGCAAGCAGTCAAGGAAGGACACTTGGTGGATTACCGTACCGTGGAAACAACGACCAAGATTATGGACGATGGCATCCGCTACGATGATCTGTCCGATGAGGAAAAAGAGCAATACGAAGAAGTGCTGCTGGAGGATGAAGAAGAGGAACCGCGGGATATTGACAGTGCAGCGATCAATGAGTGGTTGTTCAATCAGGATACGATAGACCGGGTGTTGCAGTTAGTTATGGAGCGGGGGCTGAAGGTTGAAGGCGGAGACAAGCTGGGCAAGACCATCATTTTTGCCAAAAACCATCGGCACGCGGTTGCAATCGTAGAGCGATTCGATAGCCTGTATCCGACATTGAAGGGGCATTTTGCACGGGTCATTGATATCAAAACGAATTATTATCAATCCTTGATTGATGACTTTTCCATATGGAGCAAGCTTCCTCAAATTGCTGTTTCTGTAGATATGCTGGATACGGGCGTAGACATCCCTGAGGTTGTCAATTTGGTATTTTTCAAGAAAGTACGCTCGAAGTCAAAGTTTTGGCAGATGGTTGGTTGTGGGACACGATTATGTAAAGATCTTCATGGTATTGGTGAGGACAAAAAGGAATTCTTGATCTTTGATTTCTGCCGGAACTTTGAGTTTTTTCGGGCAAATCCAAAAGGGAAGGATACCAATATTGCCGAGACTTTATCGGAGAAATTATTTAATGTTCGTACCCAGATTGTACGTGAACTTCAGCAACTGCGTTATCAAGAACCGGAGTATATCGCACATCGTACGGACTTGGTGAATCGGCTGAAGGATAGCGTGAGTGCATTAAATGAGGAGCATTTTCGCATCAGGCAGCATATCCAATATGTCCATAAGTACAAAAATGATGCTGCATGGCTTTCCCTAACCGATACCGATATGGGAGATTTGAAAGAGTATATAGCTCCTCTTGTCGTTTCTTTAGACAATGACGAATTAGCAAAACGGTTTGACTATATGATGCTGATCATCGAATTGGCTAAGCTTCAGGGAACACAATCGGTAAAACCTATTCGCAAAGTCATGGAGACGGCAGAAAGACTCGCCAAGTTGGGTACGATTCCTCAAATCGTCGCTCAGCGAGAAGTAATAGAGAAGGTCCTAGCGGTAGAATTCTGGGAAGAAGCGGACATCTTCGAATTGGAGAAAGTACGTGAAGCTTTAAGGGATCTTATTAAGTTCCTGGAACGGGAAACGCAGCAGATTTACTATACGAATTTCAAAGATGAATGGCTTGCTGTAGAGGAGAGCCGCGGCTTTTATAATACCAATGACCTGCAAAATTATCGCAAGAAAGTTAGCCAATATTTGCAAACCAATAAGGATCAACTAGCAATCTATAAACTGCGCAACAACAAGCCGATCACCAAACAGGATCTGGAGACACTCGAACATATACTGTGGGGAGAACTCGGAACCAAAGAGGATTATGAACGGGAATATAAAGATTTACCGGTAACTAAGCTTGTGCGAACGGTCGTGGGGCTTGATCAGGAAGCTGCGAATGAAGCATTTGTGGTATTCTTGCAAGAAAACCGATTGAATGTCAATCAACTTCGGTTTGTAAAGCTGATTATCGATTATGTAGTTAAAAACGGTATTATTGAAAAATCCGTACTCCAAGAGGAGCCGTTCCGTTCGGTTGGCAGTATAACGGAACTGTTCAGTAATAATCTGGACGATGCACGAGCAATTATTGGTGTTATTGATACGATTAATAAGAACGCTGAGGTTGTTGGGGCTTAG